The Pseudomonas triclosanedens genome has a window encoding:
- a CDS encoding DUF2934 domain-containing protein, with protein sequence MKVSEQRVRELAYQIWESEGRPEGQQERHWRMALSLAEGEIANGQEAPAEDVEPRFEGREEPEPPAILQKPPRRRGKLPAATPEEPSKPALEPRNKASAAATPGEKATKTRPKTAKPATPKPSRAPKSS encoded by the coding sequence ATGAAAGTCTCGGAACAGCGCGTTCGCGAACTGGCCTATCAGATCTGGGAATCCGAAGGTCGTCCCGAAGGCCAGCAAGAACGCCATTGGCGCATGGCCCTGAGCCTCGCCGAGGGTGAAATCGCCAATGGCCAGGAGGCACCGGCCGAAGACGTGGAACCGCGCTTCGAAGGCCGGGAAGAGCCGGAGCCGCCGGCCATCCTGCAGAAACCGCCGCGACGCCGCGGCAAGCTGCCCGCCGCTACCCCTGAAGAACCCTCGAAGCCCGCCCTCGAGCCGCGCAACAAGGCAAGTGCCGCCGCTACCCCGGGCGAGAAAGCGACGAAGACCAGGCCGAAGACGGCCAAACCCGCAACGCCCAAGCCATCCAGGGCGCCCAAGAGCAGTTGA
- the glgX gene encoding glycogen debranching protein GlgX, producing the protein MTRRTHSRVTEGRPFPLGATWDGLGVNFALFSAHATKVELCLFDASGKREVERIELPEYSDEIWHGYLPDAHPGQIYGYRVHGPFEPEAGHRFNPNKLLIDPYARQLVGELRWSESLFGYSIGSPDADLSFDERDSAPFVPKSKVIDPAFTWGEQPPIRVPWDETVIYEAHLRGLSIRHPDVADRVRGTCAGLMNSELLKHLRNLGITSLELLPVHGFVDDKHLLERGMNNYWGYNSIAFFAPHSRYLASGHINEFKEMVAHLHDAGIELILDVVYNHTAEGNELGPTLCMRGIDNVSYYRLHADDRRYYVNDSGTGNTLDLSHPCVLQMVTDSLRYWATEMRVDGFRFDLASILGRYADGFDERHSFLVACRQDPVLSHRKLIAEPWDCGPGGYQVGRFPPGWVEWNDRFRDTVRSFWRGDEGQLPELARRLTASGDLYDQRGRRPYASVNFITAHDGFTLRDVVTYNDKHNQANGEDNRDGHDDNRSWNHGVEGPTDDAQIRELRLRQMKNLLSTLLLSQGTPMLVAGDEFSRTQHGNNNVYCQDNELSWVDWNLDDEGRELLAFVRRLIRLRHAYPILRRRRFLVGEYNEELGVRDVIWLAPEGGEMCESFWHDPQRRSLGMLMDGRAQPSGIRRSGGDATLLLLLNASHEGIDFYLPPVAQGGDWQLLLDTAEPAEGHGPFWEFDTPYPLGSRAVALFTLRRSED; encoded by the coding sequence ATGACCCGACGAACCCATTCCCGCGTGACGGAAGGCCGTCCCTTTCCCCTGGGAGCGACCTGGGATGGTCTGGGCGTCAACTTCGCCCTGTTTTCCGCCCATGCCACCAAGGTAGAACTGTGCCTGTTCGACGCAAGCGGCAAGCGCGAGGTGGAGCGCATCGAGCTCCCCGAGTACAGCGATGAAATCTGGCACGGCTATCTGCCCGATGCGCACCCCGGGCAGATCTACGGCTATCGCGTGCACGGGCCGTTCGAGCCGGAAGCCGGTCATCGGTTCAACCCCAACAAACTGCTGATCGACCCCTACGCGCGCCAGTTGGTGGGTGAACTGCGCTGGTCGGAATCGCTGTTCGGCTACAGCATCGGCTCGCCAGACGCGGACCTCAGCTTCGATGAGCGCGACAGTGCGCCCTTCGTGCCGAAGTCGAAAGTCATCGATCCGGCCTTCACCTGGGGTGAGCAGCCGCCGATTCGCGTGCCCTGGGACGAAACGGTCATCTACGAGGCGCACCTGCGCGGGCTGAGCATCCGTCATCCCGATGTAGCCGACCGCGTACGCGGTACGTGCGCCGGGCTGATGAACAGCGAGCTGCTCAAACACCTGCGCAACCTGGGTATCACCAGCCTGGAACTGCTGCCGGTGCATGGCTTCGTGGATGACAAGCATCTGCTCGAAAGGGGCATGAACAATTACTGGGGCTACAACAGCATCGCCTTCTTCGCGCCCCATTCGCGCTATCTGGCCAGCGGCCACATCAACGAATTCAAGGAAATGGTCGCGCACCTGCATGACGCCGGCATCGAACTGATCCTCGACGTGGTCTACAACCACACGGCCGAGGGTAACGAGCTCGGCCCGACACTGTGCATGCGCGGCATCGACAACGTCTCCTACTACCGTCTGCACGCCGACGACCGACGCTACTACGTCAACGACTCCGGCACGGGCAACACCCTTGATCTCAGCCATCCCTGCGTACTGCAGATGGTCACTGACTCGCTGCGCTACTGGGCGACCGAGATGCGCGTGGACGGCTTCCGTTTCGATCTGGCCTCCATCCTGGGCCGTTACGCCGATGGCTTCGATGAGCGCCACAGCTTTCTCGTCGCCTGCCGCCAGGACCCGGTACTGAGCCATCGCAAGCTGATTGCCGAGCCTTGGGATTGCGGTCCCGGCGGCTACCAGGTCGGGCGCTTTCCGCCGGGCTGGGTGGAGTGGAACGACCGCTTCCGCGACACCGTGCGCAGCTTCTGGCGCGGCGATGAAGGCCAACTGCCGGAGCTGGCTCGACGCCTGACCGCTTCCGGCGATCTCTATGACCAGCGTGGCCGGCGTCCATACGCCTCGGTGAACTTCATCACCGCCCACGACGGTTTCACCCTGCGCGATGTGGTTACTTACAACGACAAGCACAACCAGGCCAACGGCGAGGACAACCGCGACGGCCACGACGACAACCGCTCATGGAACCACGGTGTCGAAGGGCCGACCGATGATGCGCAAATCCGCGAGCTGCGCCTGCGGCAGATGAAGAATCTGCTGTCCACCCTGCTGCTCTCCCAGGGCACGCCGATGCTGGTGGCGGGCGACGAATTCAGCCGCACCCAGCACGGCAACAACAACGTCTATTGCCAGGACAACGAACTGAGCTGGGTGGACTGGAACCTCGACGACGAAGGCCGCGAACTGCTGGCCTTCGTCCGCCGCCTGATTCGCTTGCGCCATGCCTATCCGATCCTGCGCCGCCGCCGCTTCCTGGTCGGCGAATACAACGAGGAGCTGGGCGTGCGCGACGTCATCTGGCTCGCGCCCGAGGGTGGCGAAATGTGCGAAAGCTTCTGGCACGACCCGCAGCGCCGCAGTCTCGGCATGCTTATGGATGGCCGCGCCCAACCCAGCGGCATCCGTCGCAGCGGTGGCGACGCGACCCTGCTTCTACTGCTCAATGCCTCCCACGAAGGCATCGATTTCTACCTGCCGCCCGTGGCCCAGGGCGGAGACTGGCAACTCCTGCTGGATACCGCGGAGCCAGCCGAGGGGCATGGGCCGTTCTGGGAGTTCGACACGCCATACCCCCTGGGAAGCCGCGCCGTTGCGCTGTTCACCCTGCGCCGCAGCGAGGACTGA
- a CDS encoding CBS domain-containing protein, producing the protein MKIGEIMTRDVQRVVPETTLKEAAALMARIDSGALLVNEGDLLVGMVTDRDIAVRAVAAGLGPETPVKRVMSGNVHYCFEDEDVQHVAQNMADIQMRRLPVLTRQKRLVGVVSLGNIASCRSEQASDTVLRGVAQAH; encoded by the coding sequence ATGAAGATCGGCGAAATCATGACCCGCGACGTACAGAGGGTCGTTCCGGAAACCACGCTCAAGGAAGCCGCCGCTCTGATGGCGCGCATCGACAGCGGTGCCTTGCTGGTCAACGAAGGCGATCTGCTGGTGGGCATGGTCACCGACCGCGATATCGCGGTGCGCGCGGTTGCCGCCGGGCTCGGCCCGGAAACTCCGGTCAAGCGCGTAATGAGCGGCAACGTGCACTACTGCTTCGAAGACGAAGACGTGCAGCACGTCGCGCAGAACATGGCAGACATCCAGATGCGCCGTCTGCCGGTGTTGACCCGGCAGAAACGTCTGGTTGGCGTGGTATCCCTGGGCAATATCGCCAGTTGCCGCAGCGAGCAAGCCAGCGACACCGTGCTGCGCGGTGTCGCCCAGGCACACTGA
- a CDS encoding zinc-dependent alcohol dehydrogenase — MKAVVFHDVGNIRLEDVPEPELKHPNDAIVRLTASAICGTDLHFVRGSVGGMKKGTILGHEGVGIIEELGDEVRNLQVGDRVVIPSTIACGNCSYCRAGYYAQCDNANPNGKRGGTAFFGGPEGNGAFHGLQAEKARIPYANIGLVRLPPQISDDQAILLSDIFPTGWFGAELAEVGIGDTVAVFGCGPVGQFAIASALLKGAARVFAIDRHPDRLHMARQQGAEVIDFEREDPVQALLWLTDGIGVDRAIDAVGVDAEHSQGGVTVAPAQEHKPEWVPGNAPAQALEWAVSGLAKAGSLGIIGVYGPDVRTFPIGEAMNKNLTLKMGNCHHRRYIPHLIELVLTERFDPAAILTQVKPMSDAIAAFEAFDQRETGWVKVELQPQRQEARVGDEETVHRPGAAHAH, encoded by the coding sequence ATGAAAGCAGTCGTATTCCATGACGTCGGCAACATCCGCCTGGAGGATGTTCCGGAGCCCGAACTCAAACACCCCAACGACGCCATCGTGCGTCTCACCGCCTCGGCCATCTGCGGCACCGACCTGCACTTCGTGCGCGGCAGTGTCGGCGGCATGAAGAAAGGTACGATCCTCGGCCACGAAGGCGTCGGCATCATCGAAGAGCTGGGCGACGAAGTGCGCAACCTGCAGGTCGGCGACCGGGTAGTGATTCCCTCGACCATCGCCTGCGGCAACTGTTCCTACTGCCGTGCCGGCTACTATGCCCAGTGCGACAACGCCAACCCCAACGGCAAGCGCGGCGGCACAGCGTTCTTCGGTGGCCCCGAAGGCAATGGCGCGTTCCACGGACTGCAGGCCGAGAAGGCCCGCATCCCCTACGCCAACATCGGCCTGGTCCGGCTGCCGCCGCAGATCAGCGATGACCAGGCGATCCTGTTGTCGGATATCTTTCCCACCGGTTGGTTCGGCGCGGAACTTGCGGAAGTCGGCATAGGTGACACCGTCGCGGTGTTCGGCTGCGGCCCGGTCGGCCAGTTCGCCATCGCCAGTGCCCTGCTGAAGGGCGCCGCCCGTGTGTTCGCCATCGACCGTCACCCGGACCGCCTGCATATGGCCCGCCAGCAAGGCGCCGAAGTCATCGATTTCGAACGTGAGGACCCGGTCCAGGCGCTGCTCTGGCTCACCGACGGCATCGGTGTCGACCGCGCCATCGACGCGGTAGGCGTGGACGCCGAGCACAGCCAGGGCGGGGTGACGGTGGCGCCGGCGCAAGAGCACAAACCCGAATGGGTACCCGGCAACGCCCCGGCCCAGGCACTGGAATGGGCCGTCTCCGGGCTGGCCAAGGCCGGCAGCCTGGGCATCATTGGCGTCTATGGCCCGGATGTGCGCACCTTCCCGATTGGCGAGGCGATGAACAAGAACCTCACCCTGAAAATGGGCAATTGCCATCACCGGCGCTACATCCCGCACCTGATCGAACTGGTCCTGACCGAACGCTTCGATCCGGCGGCGATCCTCACTCAGGTCAAGCCGATGAGCGATGCCATCGCAGCCTTCGAGGCCTTCGACCAGCGCGAAACCGGCTGGGTGAAAGTCGAACTGCAACCGCAGCGGCAGGAAGCCCGCGTCGGCGACGAAGAAACCGTGCACCGGCCCGGAGCGGCCCATGCGCACTGA
- a CDS encoding DUF72 domain-containing protein, whose protein sequence is MKDLHIGISGWRYAPWRGDFYPRGLRQRDELRYASRAFNSIELNGSFYALQTPERYRQWAGDTPTRFCFSIKGPRYISHIKRLRDAREGLANFFASGPLELGEKLGPILWQVPPSLGFDEEVVEQFLAQLPRDSQAALKLARDSATRKPGHWPEALGAQPLRHALEVRHQSFATPRFVRLLRQYGVALVIADAPRKWPYAEDLTARDFVYLRLHGDKELYASGYGEAALRRWSRRIEHWRRGSQPRDAELFDDSIAGDRHPRQVFCYFDNDMKVRAPYDASRLMQLLDLKLDDRQEPGQPAGDWS, encoded by the coding sequence ATGAAGGACCTGCACATCGGCATTTCCGGCTGGCGGTATGCCCCCTGGCGCGGCGACTTCTACCCCAGGGGCCTGCGTCAGCGGGATGAATTGCGCTACGCCTCGCGGGCGTTCAACAGCATCGAGCTGAATGGGTCGTTCTACGCCCTGCAAACGCCGGAGCGCTACCGGCAGTGGGCCGGCGATACACCGACGCGGTTCTGCTTCAGCATCAAGGGACCGCGCTACATCAGCCACATCAAGCGTCTGCGAGACGCCCGCGAGGGCCTGGCCAATTTCTTCGCCTCCGGCCCGCTGGAGCTGGGCGAGAAGCTCGGGCCGATACTCTGGCAGGTGCCGCCGAGCCTGGGTTTCGACGAAGAAGTGGTCGAGCAGTTTCTTGCCCAGTTGCCACGCGACAGCCAGGCAGCCCTGAAGCTGGCCAGGGACAGCGCCACGCGCAAGCCCGGGCATTGGCCCGAAGCCCTTGGCGCCCAGCCGCTGCGGCATGCCTTGGAGGTGCGCCATCAAAGCTTCGCCACGCCACGTTTCGTCCGGTTGCTGCGCCAGTACGGCGTCGCCCTGGTAATCGCCGACGCCCCGCGCAAATGGCCCTACGCCGAGGACCTGACGGCCAGGGATTTCGTCTACCTGCGCCTGCATGGCGACAAAGAACTCTACGCCAGCGGTTACGGTGAAGCCGCGCTCAGGCGCTGGAGCAGGCGCATCGAGCACTGGCGGCGCGGATCGCAGCCCCGGGATGCCGAGCTGTTCGACGACTCGATAGCTGGTGACCGGCATCCACGTCAGGTGTTCTGCTACTTCGACAACGATATGAAGGTGCGCGCGCCATACGATGCCAGCCGGCTGATGCAATTGCTCGACCTGAAACTGGATGACCGCCAGGAGCCGGGGCAACCTGCGGGGGACTGGTCATGA
- a CDS encoding endonuclease/exonuclease/phosphatase family protein, with amino-acid sequence MTFAEAGPADVDSTQQEIILRVLTVNTHKGFNAFNRRFILHELRDAVRATSADLVFLQEVHGEHQLHAERNVNWPTAPQYEFLADSMWPAFAYGRNAVYPEGHHGNALISRLPISSYDNHDISIAGNEQRGLLHARIDLPGPRALHAICVHLGLRERQRQSQLQLLCKLVAGVPPDAPLVVAGDFNDWRCRAGAILADCGLLPAFRGGGEPRSFPARWPVLRLDRIYVRNLRVNSSQVLNRRPWPHLSDHLPLLAEVVP; translated from the coding sequence ATGACCTTCGCCGAAGCAGGCCCGGCCGACGTCGACTCAACGCAGCAGGAGATCATCCTGCGGGTGCTGACGGTCAACACGCACAAGGGATTCAATGCCTTCAACCGGCGTTTCATCCTGCATGAACTGCGCGATGCGGTGCGCGCCACCTCGGCGGACCTGGTGTTCCTCCAGGAAGTCCACGGCGAACATCAGTTGCACGCCGAGCGCAATGTGAACTGGCCCACCGCCCCGCAGTACGAATTCCTCGCCGACAGCATGTGGCCGGCGTTCGCCTACGGACGCAACGCCGTGTATCCCGAGGGACACCACGGCAATGCGTTGATCTCGCGCCTGCCGATCAGCAGTTACGACAACCATGACATTTCCATCGCCGGCAACGAGCAGCGCGGTCTGCTGCATGCCCGCATCGATCTGCCCGGGCCGCGCGCGCTGCACGCCATCTGCGTGCACCTGGGCCTGCGTGAACGCCAGCGGCAGAGCCAGTTGCAACTGCTTTGCAAGCTGGTTGCCGGAGTGCCGCCCGATGCTCCACTGGTGGTCGCCGGCGACTTCAATGACTGGCGTTGCCGGGCCGGCGCGATCCTCGCCGACTGCGGGTTGCTTCCCGCCTTCCGCGGTGGCGGCGAGCCGCGCAGCTTCCCTGCGCGCTGGCCGGTCCTGCGTCTGGATCGCATCTACGTGCGCAATCTGCGGGTCAACAGCAGCCAGGTGCTGAACCGCCGGCCCTGGCCGCACCTTTCCGACCATCTGCCGCTGCTCGCCGAGGTGGTGCCATGA
- the clsB gene encoding cardiolipin synthase ClsB, translating to MNDRWRGGNRIELLINGEAFFPSVIQAIGTARREVLVETFIVFDDKVGRALRQALIGAAQRGVRVELVADGYGTPHLGVDYLQPLLASGARLHLFDPRPRLLGMRTNLFRRLHRKLLVIDNRVAFVGGINFSADHLADFGLMAKQDYAVRVEGPSVADIRQACLELLRQYGDVPPPDSVRPPSPAGPCRSCLAVRDNQRRRNDIEQHYLRAIHAARYRLVIANAYFFPGYRLLRALRDAARRGVEVRLILQGLPDMPLVRLCSKLLYDTLLRDGVEIYEYCDRPLHAKVAVADLRWATVGSSNLDPLSLSLNLEGNLMIEDEDFASELDAHLLQLSTDSCRRVTRKAARRGYWWRAPLVFLSFHFLRHFPAIAGQLPAHRQTLHPQAIPADPQHESQVQP from the coding sequence ATGAATGACCGCTGGCGCGGCGGCAACCGGATCGAACTGCTGATCAATGGCGAGGCCTTCTTCCCTTCGGTGATCCAGGCCATCGGCACGGCGCGTCGGGAAGTTCTGGTGGAAACCTTCATCGTCTTCGACGACAAGGTCGGGCGCGCGCTACGTCAGGCGCTGATCGGCGCGGCGCAGCGCGGCGTGCGGGTCGAGCTGGTTGCCGATGGCTATGGCACGCCACACCTGGGCGTGGACTACCTGCAGCCGCTGCTCGCCTCCGGTGCCCGGCTGCACCTGTTCGATCCACGCCCGCGCCTGCTGGGCATGCGTACCAACCTGTTCCGCCGCCTGCACCGCAAGCTGCTGGTGATTGACAACCGGGTCGCATTCGTCGGCGGCATCAATTTCAGCGCCGACCACCTCGCCGACTTCGGCCTGATGGCCAAGCAGGACTATGCGGTACGTGTCGAAGGGCCGAGCGTCGCGGATATCCGCCAGGCATGCCTGGAACTGCTGCGCCAGTATGGCGACGTGCCGCCGCCGGACAGCGTCCGGCCGCCCTCGCCCGCCGGCCCCTGCCGTAGTTGTCTGGCGGTACGTGACAATCAGCGCCGCCGCAACGACATCGAACAGCACTATCTGCGAGCCATCCATGCGGCGCGCTATCGGCTGGTGATCGCCAACGCCTACTTCTTCCCCGGCTACCGGCTGTTGCGCGCCCTGCGCGACGCCGCCCGCCGCGGTGTGGAGGTACGCCTGATTCTGCAGGGGTTGCCGGACATGCCGCTGGTGCGCCTGTGCAGCAAATTGCTCTACGACACTCTGCTGCGCGACGGCGTGGAAATCTACGAATACTGCGACCGACCGCTGCACGCCAAGGTCGCTGTGGCGGACTTGCGCTGGGCCACGGTGGGCTCCAGCAACCTCGATCCGCTCAGCTTGTCGCTGAACCTGGAAGGCAACCTGATGATCGAGGATGAAGACTTCGCCAGCGAACTGGACGCGCACCTGCTGCAGCTCTCCACCGACAGTTGCCGGCGCGTCACCCGCAAGGCTGCGCGACGCGGCTACTGGTGGCGGGCGCCGCTGGTGTTTCTCAGCTTTCACTTCCTGCGTCATTTCCCCGCCATCGCCGGACAACTGCCCGCGCACCGGCAAACGCTCCATCCGCAGGCCATCCCCGCCGACCCGCAACACGAGTCGCAGGTCCAGCCATGA
- a CDS encoding lysylphosphatidylglycerol synthase domain-containing protein, producing the protein MNRRQFWKLINRTFNLVLLVALPILLFLLLRATDWNEVFHLLREYKAMTLLAGMLLSLCSYAIFSSFDVLSRFYIGHPLPVRRVLTVAFVCNAFNLNLSSWVGAVALRYRLYGRLGMTTGDITRILTFSLITNWYGYLLLAGGLFVCGFPNLPDDWSLGQSGLRLIGLLLLAVGAAYLLACGFARRRAWGWKRYRLRLPGWRLAALQGIAGAGNWSMMALLIYSLLPDTASYPEVLATLLISSIAGVVLHVPAGLGVLETVFLTVLRDHFSRGELLAAIIGYRVLYFLIPLLLACLVYLWLERHAKKLKRRAERREEARTS; encoded by the coding sequence ATGAACCGCCGGCAGTTCTGGAAGCTCATCAACCGTACCTTCAACCTCGTCCTGCTGGTCGCATTGCCGATCCTGCTGTTCCTCCTGCTACGCGCCACCGACTGGAACGAGGTGTTCCACCTGCTCCGCGAATACAAGGCCATGACGCTGCTGGCAGGCATGCTGCTCAGCCTGTGCAGCTATGCGATCTTCAGCAGCTTCGATGTTCTCAGCCGCTTCTACATCGGCCACCCGCTGCCGGTGCGGCGCGTACTGACGGTGGCCTTCGTGTGCAATGCCTTCAACCTCAACCTCAGTTCCTGGGTCGGCGCCGTCGCCTTGCGCTATCGACTGTATGGCCGACTGGGCATGACCACAGGCGACATCACGCGGATTCTCACCTTCAGCCTGATCACCAACTGGTACGGCTATCTGCTGCTGGCCGGCGGACTGTTCGTCTGTGGTTTTCCCAACCTGCCGGATGACTGGAGCCTGGGCCAGAGCGGCCTGCGTCTGATCGGTTTGCTGTTGCTCGCAGTGGGCGCCGCGTATCTGCTGGCCTGCGGCTTCGCCCGGCGGCGCGCCTGGGGCTGGAAGCGCTACCGGCTGAGGTTGCCCGGTTGGCGGCTGGCCGCCCTGCAAGGCATCGCGGGAGCCGGCAACTGGTCAATGATGGCGTTACTGATCTACAGCTTGCTGCCGGATACCGCGAGCTATCCCGAAGTACTGGCCACGCTGCTCATCAGCAGCATCGCCGGCGTGGTGCTGCACGTGCCGGCCGGACTGGGCGTACTGGAGACGGTGTTCCTCACGGTACTGCGCGACCATTTCTCCCGTGGCGAATTGCTGGCCGCGATCATCGGTTACCGGGTGTTGTACTTCCTCATCCCGCTGTTGCTCGCCTGTCTGGTGTACCTGTGGCTGGAGCGCCATGCGAAGAAGCTCAAGCGAAGAGCGGAACGGCGCGAGGAGGCCCGAACCTCATGA